In Procambarus clarkii isolate CNS0578487 chromosome 84, FALCON_Pclarkii_2.0, whole genome shotgun sequence, a genomic segment contains:
- the LOC138358536 gene encoding protein FAM200A-like, protein MLPKKDASSSHKKRPKWWNNMHIVFKTVNHICAHAKKHRMFRELCKDMEANFTKLLLHTEVRWLSRGKVLIQVFALREQLCVCFIEKASLMAFKCQDVLWLAILSYMASIFDHLNKLNISQQGKGGDIFTSIGKINVFKLKVKKWKSSVEKRCFSDFELFDSFMRECGWEHDMQTREQTLEVHMSHLVIRHLTLMQQNLDFYCLDSENDQLTSNMWMLNPFTDEGIDHCDAPLELRAGYSQKSSFQDI, encoded by the coding sequence ATGCTTCCAAAAAAGGATGCCTCTTCATCACATAAAAAGCGACCaaaatggtggaataatatgcacATTGTTTTCAAAACGGTTAATCATATCTGTGCACATGCAAAAAAGCATAGAATGTTTCGTGAGTTGTGTAAGGATATGGAAGCTAATTTCACCAAACTCCTCCTTCATACTGAAGTCCGTTGGCTATCTCGGGGTAAGGTTCTTATTCAAGTTTTTGCATTGAGAGAGCAGCTCTGTGTTTGCTTTATTGAGAAAGCAAGCCTCATGGCATTTAAATGTCAAGATGTACTCTGGCTGGCAATATTGTCTTATATGGCTTCAATCTTCGATCATCTAAACAAGCTAAACATCAGTCAGCAAGGCAAAGGTGGGGATATTTTTACAAGTATAGGgaaaataaatgtatttaaactGAAGGTGAAAAAATGGAAAAGCAGTGTAGAGAAGAGGTGCTTTTCTGATTTTGAATTATTTGACTCATTTATGAGAGAATGTGGCTGGGAACATGATATGCAGACAAGAGAGCAGACACTGGAGGTACATATGTCACACTTAGTTATCAGACACCTTACTTTAATGCAACAAAACCTTGACTTCTATTGCCTAGACAGTGAGAATGACCAGCTGACCTCCAACATGTGGATGCTTAATCCCTTCACAGATGAAGGAATTGATCATTGTGATGCTCCTTTGGAGCT